One Littorina saxatilis isolate snail1 linkage group LG10, US_GU_Lsax_2.0, whole genome shotgun sequence DNA window includes the following coding sequences:
- the LOC138979262 gene encoding uncharacterized protein (The sequence of the model RefSeq protein was modified relative to this genomic sequence to represent the inferred CDS: added 40 bases not found in genome assembly), which translates to MATLRCCCLWVLLAAGCLAMSLDHEDEDQVAEVVKRMKRNSPDRIHGHSMATLHVDDPNTGHVHRLTRRDVINHVTDPAPRSRRFSLHLAAGDKVHMHLTRRNVVTSSTRITERLAGGAEISHVAPVDCFFTGPVEGSRGHAVMSLCEGQVMGTAQTETRQYEMHLLPREVAARKRRSTDLVHVLVTWTDLENAREPEEGLHRLRKRAGKDDMFYDADAMVVEESEMDQREKDAIITDPPLRNKTDRHAIVETAAFMDTFFQDAFVNNLGFPNDTEWFIRLALLKWSGIAAVMSDPKVGWNITVRLVVLEIWRQNPDWYNNEATATLGG; encoded by the exons ATGGCCACTCTGCGGTGCTGCTGTCTGTGGGTGCTGCTGGCTGCTGGATGTCTCGCTATGtct CTTGATCACGAGGACGAAGACCAGGTGGCGGAGGTCGTCAAACGCATGAAACGGAATAGCCCAG ataggATCCATGGTCATTCAATGGCGACACTTCACGTTGACGATCCAAACACCGGACACGTGCACAG GTTGACAAGGCGTGACGTAATCAACCACGTGACTGACCCCGCTCCGCGAAGCAGACGCTTCTCCCTTCACTTAGCAGCCGGCGACAAGGTGCACATGCACCTAACGCGCCGTAATGTCGTCACTTCCTCTACAAGGATCACAGAGCGGCTGGCAGGGGGCGCTGAAATTAGTCACGTGGCTCCTGTTGACTGTTTTTTCACTGGGCCGGTAGAAGGCTCTCGCGGGCACGCTGTGATGTCGCTGTGCGAAGGACAAGTG ATGGGCACAGCTCAGACCGAGACACGTCAGTACGAGATGCATCTGCTGCCGCGAGAGGTCGCTGCTCGCAAACGCCGCTCCACAGATCTCGTGCACGTGCTAGTCACGTGGACAGACCTCGAGAATGCGCGAGAACCGGAAGAGGGACTGCACAGACTGCGCAAGCGTGCGGggaaagatgacatgttttacgATGCGGATGCTATGGTGGTTGAGGAAT CTGAGATGGaccagagagaaaaagacgcgATCATCACCGACCCACCACTGAggaacaagacagacagacacgccaTCGTCGAGACAGCGGCTTTCATGGACACGTTCTTCCAAGACGCCTTTGTCAACAACTTGGGTTTCCCCAACGATACTGAGTGGTTCATCAGACTGGCTCTGCTCAAGTGGAGTGGG ATCGCAGCAGTGATGTCAGACCCGAAGGTTGGATGGAACATCACTGTCAGACTGGTGGTTCTGGAGATCTGGAGGCAAAACCCG